A genomic region of Gossypium hirsutum isolate 1008001.06 chromosome D01, Gossypium_hirsutum_v2.1, whole genome shotgun sequence contains the following coding sequences:
- the LOC107922595 gene encoding 40S ribosomal protein S8: protein MGISRDSMHKRRATGGKKKAWRKKRKYELGRQPANTKLSSNKTVRRIRVRGGNVKWRALRLDTGNYSWGSEAVTRKTRILDVVYNASNNELVRTQTLVKSAIVQVDAAPFKQWYLQHYGVDLGRKKKTLAAATKKDGEEGETVAEEAKKSKHVLRKLEKRQQNRKLDPHIEDQFSSGRLLACISSRPGQCGRADGYILEGKELEFYMKKIQRRKGKGAA, encoded by the exons ATGG GTATTTCTCGTGATTCGATGCACAAGAGGCGTGCCACAGGTGGCAAAAAGAAGGCTTGGAGGAAGAAGAGAAA GTATGAGCTTGGAAGGCAACCAGCAAACACAAAGTTGTCAAGCAACAAGACAGTCAGGAGGATTAGGGTTCGTGGTGGAAATGTGAAGTGGCGCGCTCTGAGGCTCGACACTGGAAACTACTCATGGGGAAGTGAAGCTGTGACTCGTAAAACCAGAATATTGGATGTGGTCTACAATGCATCTAACAATGAGCTTGTTCGTACTCAAACTTTGGTGAAGAGTGCTATTGTTCAAGTTGATGCTGCTCCATTCAAGCAATGGTATCTCCAGCACTATGGTGTCGACCTTGGTCGCAAGAAGAAAACACTTGCAGCAGCTACCAAGAAAGATGGAGAG GAAGGTGAAACTGTTGCTGAGGAGGCGAAGAAGAGCAAACATGTCTTAAGGAAGTTGGAAAAGCGTCAGCAGAACCGCAAGCTCGACCCACATATTGAGGATCAATTCAGTAGTGGTCGTTTACTGGCTTGTATCTCTTCACGGCCTGGTCAGTGCGGCCGTGCTGACGG GTATATCTTGGAAGGCAAAGAACTGGAGTTCTACATGAAGAAGATCCAGAGAAGGAAGGGAAAGGGAGCTGCCTAA